One stretch of Ictalurus punctatus breed USDA103 chromosome 5, Coco_2.0, whole genome shotgun sequence DNA includes these proteins:
- the sec22bb gene encoding vesicle-trafficking protein SEC22b-B produces MVLFTMIARLADGLPLAASMQEDEQMGRDMQQYQSQAKQLFRKLNEQSPTRCTLEAGSMTFHYLIEQGVCYLVLCEAVFPKKLAFAYLEDLQAEFHEQYGKKVPTVSRPYSFIEFDTYIQKTKKSYIDSRARRNLGSINTELQDVQRIMVANIEEVLQRGEALSALDSKASNLSSLSKKYRSDAKYLNTRSTYAKLAAGGVFFIMLIVYVRFWWL; encoded by the exons ATGGTGTTGTTTACTATGATCGCGCGGTTGGCGGATGGACTGCCTCTGGCCGCCTCCATGCAAGAAGACGAACAG aTGGGTCGAGACATGCAGCAGTATCAGAGCCAGGCCAAGCAGCTGTTTCGGAAGCTTAATGAACAGAGTCCAACACGCTGCACACTGGAGGCCGGATCCATGACCTttca ttacCTGATAGAGCAAGGGGTGTGTTACCTGGTGCTCTGCGAGGCCGTGTTCCCCAAGAAACTCGCCTTCGCCTACTTAGAAGATCTCCAAGCCGAGTTCCACGAGCAGTACGGGAAGAAAGTTCCCACCGTCTCCAGACCGTACTCCTTCATCGAGTTCG ACACGTACATCCAGAAAACGAAGAAGTCTTACATCGACAGCCGAGCTCGCAGGAACCTGGGCAGCATCAACACGGAGCTGCAGGACGTCCAGAGGATCATGGTGGCCAACATCGAGGAGGTGCTGCAGCGAGGAGAGGCCTTATctg CGTTGGACTCCAAGGCCAGCAACCTGTCCAGCTTGTCCAAGAAATACCGCAGCGACGCCAAGTACCTGAACACGCGCTCCACCTACGCCAAGCTGGCGGCCGGCGGCGTCTTCTTCATCATGCTCATCGTCTACGTCCGCTTCTGGTGGCTGTGA